In Diabrotica undecimpunctata isolate CICGRU chromosome 9, icDiaUnde3, whole genome shotgun sequence, the DNA window aaaaagcattggcccgaaattttgctcCTACGCTCTTAAAAGGAGGTCCACAGCAATTTAATAttgcaatgtttattttaatttatttagttttttaaaaccaaattggAAAAAGACTTTATGACTTGTACACACTTCTAAAATATAGGTCAAACTGGCGACAGATGTATGTTCTCAAAAAACTTGATAGTGTGTAaaatttttcttcaatattacTTGATCTTCATTAGCATCATCTTCATCATCGCAGTATTCATGGAAGAGGGATTGTcgacacaaaacaaattaaaaacattagAAGGCCAACTCTATTATAAGGGTGAAAATCCTTTAAGGTTGtaagattttctggaacaaattggtATACAGGCATTCATAGATGGACTATAAGATATTGAAATTCAACAAGCTCTCCGATTACATCACAAAACGCTAACTGGACCATTAATTTCATCTCAGGAATATGAAGTGGCAAAAAGTATTTCCAGATATcgcccaaaataaaaaaaaataagattttaaGAAGATGAGGAAGTCGCAGGTAACCTActtttttatcccaaattttaaaCGTCCtgcaaaatcttcaacaaaaacTCAAAATGATCACAGAAAATGTTTAAATTGCATAAGAATGACCATTTGCAGAATAATTGTAGAAACCGATCTCTCGAAGGGAAGAAGAATCTAAGAATAAGGTGCGAAGGTTACCTAGATCGACAATCAGAAACCGATCACAAAGTACCACTAGAAACAACAGTAGATATAGGTCTGCTAATATATTGGTCTGCTtcgaattccatggacggctagcTGTACGAACATCTCAGTTCAAGATAAAAATCAAACCCAATCAGCGGCTCTCTAGTACTGTTTACTTAagaattttaaagttctttggtcATATTCATCGAAGCGGTTGGTGGAGCAAGGAAAGCCTAAGGTCAACGCCAAAGCGGAAGATCTCCACAGCGATGGACATCACGACAAAGCTTCTCAATAAGCAGTTTACTGAGGCAGTACATGTAACAGATGACCGCGACTAAAGGAGAAGTATCATTGATCAGACTATTCAAGCTTTTGAAGCTTATTGATGAACCACATTTGCCAAGAAGTTAACGACTATGATGATAATAGGTCTTTAAGAAATCGATTTACCACAAGGAAAAAGATATTCTGAAATCTAAAGTTGATCATTTGAAAGAGCAACTAACGAATAGTAAAATATTCTTAGAAAAACGAATGTACCCAATCTTCTGGTATTTTTTGGATTCAGATAAAGTCTGGCTAGAATTTGAAAACAGAAAACTTTTCCTAGACTGAAAAAATATTTCCAGACAACGCATAACGTCCAATTCAGGATTTAGCATTCAGGAAAAcaatatactattaaaaaagaaattaagTGGTTACTTACATGTACTTCTGCATGTGTCATGATGATATACACATTCGTTAGTATGGCACTGTGCTATATATTCCAGTTCCTTATTTGTagctctaaaaatatttttaattattattatgtaactgcataaaatataaaaagaggaaaCAAAAATACTAGCATATCAAACAATGCAGCCAACTAATAAAGTCAACAACGTTTCAACACAAGAAAAGACACAACAAAACGTGGATCTCCAAcgactacttcttcttcttcagtgccttatccggtcctgatgttggcgatcatcaaggctgttatggttttgttgactggtttgcgaaacagctccgcggaggtcatccGAAGCCATTGTCGGGGGTTTTtaaaccacgagatacgacggcgtgccggtcctcttctgccaaatactttacctggcataacgagttgaagaattcgatgtttttcttcgactccatcactttctgtgatatatgtgtttctgcttttttcggttattcttttttgaaatAAGTATCTTGTgaagtcatcctgtaagctttcgattTTTATCTTTGTAGTGTATTcaggtgttttgttatcacatatatgtgttttcattcggattttgcacaataccaatttatgatcgcttcctatttctgctgatattaGTGCTCTTACGTCCAAGATTTGAGAGTGATGTAACTCTCTAtacgacagaatatagtctatcatagatctttgttgttattatttgttgAATTCCTAAATTCCGTAATTGGCTCATCTGCTACTTTATTATAGGTAAAGGTCTTCTTCTGTTGTACCTTCTCACAAACCTTCATTGAAAATTGACTGAGCCCTTTCTTTACTTTGTCTGATTTTCGCGGCCTTTTTTAATGCAGGTGGATAGTTCAGTTCAACATATCAGCAGACATTGTGATGAAAGAATATTACGGTCTGTATGAGAAGAAGCCCCAGCTGGAAGAAGACAACGTAAACAACCTTGACTctggtggcgagataatataggcACTATTCTATCACGTTTGAACATATTCAGTTGATAGATCTGTTGCCTATTTTTAACGAGATGTAGATCCATTTTATACGTCTTACAGTGCATTTGTAAACgtgttcttttttttcttcctcttcATCAATATTTAGGCATTTTTTGCTTGTTTCGGTATATAAAAATCGACACATCCTATCAAGAAGCACTCTACACCTCATCGTCCTTTCTTTGGTTTTGTAATTTAGTTCACAGCTTTTAGATTCATGTAACATTCAACAGATTGATACCTCTACAGATATAAGTATATCAAGAGAccttcatattttaaaatatttatgtggTTTGCATTTGGAACAGTTGAACTGTTTCTTCACTTTTGTGTATAACCATGGTGTTTTGCCCTGGAAATAATCTAGAAAGATTTTGCTAAAGTCAAATAGTTTACGAGTCCACTTTGAGTGACTTAAGTACATAATTAGGATGTTGATACAGCTAAAATCATTGTTACtcatgacaaaaaaaaatatttattgcaaaaaGAAGAATTACTTACCATTGCTTGCATATTCGTTGCTGAAGGTTGAGGCCCTATCGTTTCCTGTCCAGTAGCAACTCTGTTTCTTAATTGGTTGTGAACGTCTATTACCAGTTGTCTATCTTCATCATCAAATTGCATTACTTTGAAGTTTTTGCACTTTGGACCTGGTCCGCAGTTCtataatcatttaataaaaaacaaatatatcaGTAATAGAAACCTTTCAACCGAAATAACATTGGATACAACAAAGTATAGCGTACGAACATCCGCAAAGTACCTAGGAATGTATCTGGATAAAAAAATGACTTGGAAAAATCACATAGATTATCTaatcaagaaaacagaaaaaggaATTGACATCTTACGGTCAGTGTGTGGAACAAAATGGGGATCAGATCCAAATGTAGCAATCCTGTTGTAGAAATACTACATTCGGTCGGTACTGGATTATGGTTGTTTCTTTTACAATTTAGTAAATAAGTGTCTAAGGCTAGGAGCGTTAAAAAAGATACCGAGAGATTGGTTATTTACAGAAGTAGCTGAAACTTCACTTAAATATCGCCGAAAGATTCTAGCTTCCAATTTTATAGCTAATGTAAGTTCCAAAAAAACGTCCAAAAATCAATATACTGTTTACATCTGGTCTTGTCCATAGATATTGGAAGTCGAAAAAAAGTTTAACTATTACAAGTCATACCATGTAATACATgaagtaatagaagaaatacactCTTCAGATATGGATCCAGtatataacataaatatttacaaaatccATCCATTTAAATGTGTTTTTCTCCAGAACTACTCAAAATTTGACCCAATGATTAGACAATACATATTTAAGGAAATTTAGAAAAGTATCTTCCCATATGTCGATATATCTTTACGGATGCATCAAAGAACAACAAACAAGTAGGTTGTGCTGTATTTGATTCACATAATAACCTTAAAAGATCTTTTCAGTTAAatgaaaaaattacaatacataCTGCAGAATTAATGGTCATATTAAAAGCTCTTCTATATAGAAGTAATCTGAAAGTTACATCAGAATCATTTGGAATATGTTCAGATAGTAAAAGTGctgttatgaaaataaaaaataaattttagcattaaacaatacatacaacctTTAATTTTCACCCTTCTATCACCAACCCCTATTTTTTAATAGCGAAATTACTGTAACAGAGTTAAACGAAACggcttgaccgatttttatgaaattttatatgaatATTCGGTTGAATATACTACTCTGACTTTTCTTTCAGGAAAGTTGTGTTCATTCAAATTAGTTGGCACAGTTATAAATCAGGATGATGTAGTCAACTGTCCTATTGAGTTTCTGAATTATTCGAAAATTAAGCGGAAAACATTCTAGTAAATGGAAACAGTGgcagaaaatataaaataactgaagaGATGAATGAACTAATCAAAATTTTACACCTGAAATGGTTATTATTGGGAGAAATAAAGAAATTTACCgtgtttacaaacataaatatTATACTTTTCTTTATATTAACCTATTAAATTAAAACACATACTATCACTGCACTATTACGTCTAAAGTTCAAgataaacaaaatatatgatTCATAAAAGCTATTACGCCGAACAGTAAAACTTGTGTTATAGTAATTCTCTAGCGTGTTATCTCTCTTTTACATTATTATTCAATCTTTAATTTTGTGTTTGTTAttctaaaggtgggtacacatatgcgagccgaacggtatacgtacagtacgcgtacagatccttgaaaaatattctacatcgtactaatcgcatacttatctcgatccatggaaagcgacaaaccaacaacgaacacacatgtgcgaaatgattcattttatttataatttgggtgctgatttatgttcctgtttttgcttgtttaacaaaaataaaattatgtacagtaatcatcgacgtataaataaagattttatctttatttatacgtccatgacaataatcagtttactgttttctcacgtctctctaggaaggaacacgtcattcacacaatgtcgatttgatgacacaataaaaatgttcgctgcgtctagtaagcgccgtccaaactgaaagccgagcttcctttgaagtcgtgaaataaaccgcaacaatttggttcgcgacgagtcacgatgaaacagtacgcaagcggttttttctgccgtacacattaacgaatatagcgttcacaaacggttcgcgaacagttctgctcgcaaatgtgtacccgcctttaaaGACTCGGCAACGTTTTTATCTACCGGGTGATGCTAATGATTTTATAATGAGCGGATATTACAGCTGCCAAGGACCCAGAAATGCAATCACAAAGACTAATTTCtgcataaatttattaaatataaaaaaaagataaaaataaatttgtactgTTTAATAACAAACATATTTCAATACATTCAAaaggttaaatatttaaaaaatgttaaagccaGTGTGGCAGTTGTTGCTTGTGTCTAGTTAGATAGAATGGTAGGGATGATAAATCTAACAATTGCTAAACACTTCCCTAGATTTTTTGAACCATTTCCTTTCTTCGTTGTTACCGTAAGGAAATGCCTTACAAAGAAGaattgatataaaaataaacaaaatcaaagaCATGCGATTAGTCACCAGAAACAACCAACCTATTGTGATCAACAACCAGCAAGAAAAAATTAATGGCTACAATATGCTTAATCTAtataattagccttcttcggtccatctttggacataggcctacccaatccttttccattcttctctgtctgtcgctacagtcatccacctagagcccacgtgcttcttgatatcatctgaccatctcatttggggccttcctacGCCtagtttatattcccacggtctccaacttataagaattttattccatcggtcttctttttgtcttatattgtgtccggcaaatctccatttccaTTTTGCAACTttttgtctaacatccctcacttttgacCCCCTAGCCCCcctacacaatcaaaagctttggcatagtcacaaaaagacagtatatatatacatataacatttataaatgggataccaaattaagctacaatattttagttttgttcgcaccagcgatagatacaacagtttaatcggtcttatatcgctaaaatttctacagtttctggtgataaaaatataaaaaacaaatagaccatcagataataaggacaattaataaaattaacaagaacaacaagaccagagttataatgccaacaggggtaACAGAATGCAtggaactaaaaggaggaatccaccaaggagactcgctcagcccattgttattcaatatggtgatgaatcaaataattcacgaagtaagaaaacgacacggataccacatgggagcgcataaaatcacgatactatgctatgccgatgatgcagtactaattgctgataacgaagatgacctacaaaggtaGCTCCACACCTTTAATATCACAACAAACAattttaatatgagaatatcagtagaaaaaactaaatgtatagtgatgaGTAAAGatccgcgtagatgcaaactagaaatagacggcaaaattgtagaacaaataatgaaattcaattacctaggagtagagattactagtgacagggatataagaacagagaccacaaggcaaccatcaaaagcggcaagagtaagtggttggccacggaaagcaaaatgaaagtatacaagacaacagtaagaccaatcctaacatatgcagcggagacaagcatcgatacaagaaagacgaaacaataaatcaacaatatcgaaatgaaagtattaagatcaatagcgggcatatcattaagagacagataaaccaacagaagtatacgcgaacaatgcaaaattcaaaatattaacaggtggataaaaataagaaaaaaaaactagaacgaacatgtaaaccgaatgggaccaggtAGATTAGCGaacaaaaaggtggaaagataatgttcagtcaacaacgactgaaacagaataagaggcagacaaacaggagtaatcctaggtgcacgaagaagaagaagaagaagaatatcagtattggaatcaaaaaaaaatatatgcggGGCGCGATTTTCAGCATTGGAACCCACAATAAATAAATCTTGCCATGTCTATGACTTAAGACACACTGTATAACAAGCTAACTAAATAATATagtgaaataaaagtaaataaaaattccaaagaaaataatgtcttcatttacttttatgaataaaaatgataaaacaaataaacaaatactAGTACTTACCACATCCTTGCGGGCACACACCGTGTGTATGCCTTTCTTACATTTGAACGAACAATAATCTGTCTTCACCGTGTGAAGAATCAAAAACAATAACAGAAATTTAGCGCTTGCATTCATTGTTGCGTTTCCCAAACCTTCGACTGCTTGTGTAATGCTTAGAATTCGTTGTTTTTATATACCTGATCATCTGCTTATCAATACTCTAGGTATGCCCTTAAATTGGGCTCTTAGCATTATTGGCATTATTATTGACTATCATTATAATACTAAATTGGTAATAATTATAAAGTACTAGGTTTGagtctaataaaaaaataatttacatattGTAAACTATTCAATTgtcgttatttatttttatttatgaacTGCTACATTCTTTTAGATatcaaagatattttaataacCTAGAACTGATAGTATCCCATTTAACAAGGTGGATTAGTCGGTGAAATGCATAACATCTTTCAAGAAATGAGAAGAATGAATATAAACATATTAGGTGTAAGCGGAACATGGTGGCCTAACTCAGGTTACCTTTAGACAGAAACATTGACAACCAGCATAGACGTGGAGTAGCAATTATTTTCGATAAAGAGGTCAACACGTCAATAGAGGGTTTTTTCCCAATCTCAGAAGGAGTGATACTACTATAAATAAGGACATCACATACAAAACTAAATTTGATCCAAGTATATGCGCCAACGACGAATGCAACAGAAGATGAAGTAGAAACATTCTACCAACAAATTGAAGATGCACTGAAAATGACAAAGGGTcgacaaaagaatggaaatattggaaaccaccaagacacgaaagctgcaatatctgggacatgttgtgcttaatgaaagatacaacatacctatttcaattaattatacgagggaaaatccagggcaagaaaaGTGTAGGAAAGAGAAGAATGAGGACttggaaaggaaaggaaaggaaaggaaaggaaagaaGAACTTgtgggaatggtacggatgcacatcaatctaACTATTCAAAGCGGCAgcatcagaatagccatgatgattgccaacctccgtcgcggagatggcatgTATAGAAGaattatttgctatttttatatattatcaaCTGTCGATGTGTTTTGCCTGATGTGTTGATGGCAATTAATCAAATctaaaacattagtaaattaacctttaattgtggcttattcccatttaaatagtaattaattaggGCAGTATTCATCTTGCTCATCATCCTCATACATAGCCGCTTGCACAATCTTCTCATCAGTTAACACTTCATATTTTTATATCTCACTTTCTTCAACACCAGCAGCCCATTCTTGAGCTTCTGCCTCACTTATTTGAGGATCATTGGGTTcccttaatttattaaaaagctgGGCTAAGGGAATGTCATCTTCTGTTTCATCATTATCAGTGAGAAATTCAGTGTGcaaatttttccatgatttgttAAGTAGAGATGCCTCAACATCGGTGCAGCAATTAGCCAAAAGAAAAACAGTGTCCTTTAAAGATATCGATGTTAATGTCTCCATAAACTTCTAATCAGAACATAATAAAAGACAGTTAACCAAAAGTGATGTGCGGTAATTTTACTTCACATTTTGTATAACGTTCTGATCCATTGTCCAATGTTGCCGTCTTTAGAGATAAGTTTATCTGCTGATAGATGCCCAGGATAATTATCTACCAAGTCAAAAAGTATTCCAGTATTCTTAAGTGAGAAAGGCACAAggccgaaatagctgtagtgataaaatattataataaattttgtgaaagttttgaaaacaaagtttttagtgttaTATTAATTGGTATATACTGAATGGCAGCTACTTAAAAAGATTTTCATTTGTCGAGCCAAAGCCCAGCATAAAGCCCCACATACTTCTAAAGGTTCCTTATATAGGGTCTCCTTCCATCCATTTTTCATTGTAACAGGTTCAGTGTAGTTTTTAGGTAATTCACAAGGTAGAGAGCCAGCAGATAAAACCATCATCATACCTACTTCATAGTCATCAAGATAAGAAGGCATACGTCTACCTCTTGAACTTCTACTATTCTCATTTTCTTAATTATTATCAGGTTGTACTACTTCAGGTTTAATTTTAACAGGTCAGTCAGCCCAAAGCCCAGCATAAAGCCCCCAAGCTTTTATTTACAGATAAGATTATTGCTAAGATAATAGAAGAAACTAGAAATAGATATTCAGTGCAGAAGCAAACCCAAAATTTAAAAGTTTCGGTTTGAAATGTTGCCGCGATACAACAACTGaagaaatttaacaaattttaggCCTCGTCATGTTGATGGGATTATGTTCCTACTCAAAAATCACAAATTATGGGTCCAAAAGTCCTTTGTACAAAAATCACTTAATGCGAGTAGCAATCGTTTTGAATTAATAATACAAGtcattcattttaaaaataatgaatatataAATCTGGATCCCAATGATAGAATAAGAAAATTGGCGCATCTTTTATCTATGCTAAAAAAAGATATCAAGTTGTTATTGTACCAGAAAAAAACTATGTGTTGATGAAACAATTGTGCTATTTCGGGAATCATTATTGAAATAAATATGGAGTCAAGTTGTACAAACTATTTTTGAAAATAGGATATATCTTTGACCTTAACATATACTACGGGAAAGATACTTATCCACTGCCAACACAACTTCCTTGGTTTTTAAACGATCATCTTATCCCATTAAACTGTATTTCACAAATTCTAcagttacaaagaatgaagactCATTCAAGTTTCCATCTTCTTTAAGTACTAAGTTGCGCAATTTTGTCTGGATTTATACCCGAGACAAGTCCTGTCTTTTCGTAAACAGCTTTAAGAGCTTCCATCATTGCCATCTAAGTTTCTTGAGAGAGATCTTTTTTCCCCCTAAGCCTAAGAGAGGGTTTTTGATGGAAGCCTGAAGGTAGAAGTGTCATACTTGTTTACATCTTTTTTGTGGttccaatattaatatttttatcaaaattcaTTTGGTGATATTTTCGTCTCTCACGACTGGACTATATCAGTACATGTTGTTAAAAGATCCGTTATACCTGGtacattcagttttgttttgaTTGTCAATTCATCGCGATTCTctagttttatttatattatttttaaagtgttttctagAAGAACATGATAAATGAGCAAGCtacaaaagttataaataatattaaaactaaccAGAATGTCGTAAATTTACTTGAATAACAATAAAGACGATTAAAAATATAAGTGACAAGAAAAGTCTTTCTTATCTTATAATTAAAAAGAACGCTACTTGAAAATAGATTGTGGTtttagtaaaaatatatttatttttaattaaaatttaaaaactatatcTAGTAAGCATACCTAACATATTATTATGATCTGCCTTTTCTTACTtctatattaactttttatttatttaattacgttttccgtcgaccgtccatttatgatcaattttaacaccctcaaaatcattgattaatgacccctattaatgaatgattttctattaatgaacgattttttataggcaacacaacatactcgtacattgcttgcataaattaattaaacgctctgtgattggcagtgacctgtggtgtaagcaaccaaacatatacctatttatatttccactaaaaaattaatttaaaatgaggtagccgctgttagtactatctgtcattagtgtcattgtatgtcattatttactttattgtttaaaattctgtgtatttgaaaaatcaaaggatggatattgacgaagagtttaatttaactccaccagaatttaacttcttctatcacagaatttacagaggtccaagaagacttaaatataaatttgtcaagatgctatacagcagataatcatttatcattatcttcctttaatttcagtaattgcaccatttcgaatattaatgtttactataataaaactaccactaaggaaactttgaataaagtcaatgaaagctaaaaaaattgttatttatcgttaagtaaataaatatttaaactaagatatctttatttctgaaaagtacggtcgacggaaaagttttgtaacgaactcgtgaattaaaatggcgattaacaatctcgaacattaacgcgctcgcttcgctcacgcgttaaaatatctcaattgttaatcgtcCTTATTAAtgcacttgttggttaaataactattaattaattatctaagtgtctcaaatcatacataaaaaaataatctcagggtaccattttattatacaaaaaaaataaatcagcttaggttatacttatcttttcCTGTGACTTCCAGTATCTGTTAGTTGTTCTttatcgggataaaataggaaaattaaataaatagaaataacataaataaacaaataccaCATAAAAATTGtaccacataaaataattttaatttatcaaatatttatcggtttgtttttttataacaaaCCCATTAGTTCCCAACGTTGCGTAAACGcaacatttttaattatatatatattttttaatgtatcattacccaaata includes these proteins:
- the LOC140449906 gene encoding venom allergen 3-like encodes the protein MNASAKFLLLFLILHTVKTDYCSFKCKKGIHTVCARKDVNCGPGPKCKNFKVMQFDDEDRQLVIDVHNQLRNRVATGQETIGPQPSATNMQAMLYQHPNYVLKSLKVDSATNKELEYIAQCHTNECVYHHDTCRSTSQWSWVGQSIMLQQYKGMTIDTKRMINSTIYGWYKEVAQYEPAWVSKFDTHGRTVGHYTQIVWATTNHVGCSLTFYDDDGWDTYYMACNYGPGGNIGSTPLYEQGAPASNCGGLPGNAKYPGLCGPDSL